In Phyllopteryx taeniolatus isolate TA_2022b chromosome 1, UOR_Ptae_1.2, whole genome shotgun sequence, the following proteins share a genomic window:
- the ngfa gene encoding neurotrophin-7 → MRSSPLVLVLLIGVQAVLNMGGGLAQSAGLANHKAGQQTVANHQVGQQRETVAAAQHAEFHRTGHRRTKRRHRAASHTSDPSVPGVDPKLFSKKRYRSSPRVVFSEVPPSHDALEGEGYDAEGVRGLRVRRRAGSHTMHRGEYSVCDSINTWVGNMTRATDITGNEVTVLPNVTINNVVKKQFFYETTCRTPTRRGSGTVNRGRMGGRGGKQGSKATSSGCLGIDSRHWNSYCTNTHIFVSALTIFKERTAWRFIRINAACVCVLSRKSWAGRLGH, encoded by the coding sequence ATGAGGTCGTCACCACTGGTCCTGGTCCTCCTGATCGGCGTCCAGGCTGTACTGAACATGGGCGGTGGATTGGCCCAGAGCGCTGGCTTAGCCAACCACAAAGCAGGACAGCAGACAGTAGCCAATCACCAAGTAGGACAGCAGCGCGAGACTGTGGCGGCGGCGCAGCATGCTGAATTTCACAGGACCGGCCACCGCAGGACAAAGCGGCGTCATCGGGCAGCCTCGCACACGTCTGACCCCTCAGTCCCAGGGGTGGACCCCAAGCTCTTCTCCAAGAAACGGTACCGTTCCTCGCCGCGCGTCGTCTTCAGCGAGGTTCCGCCCTCGCACGACGCCCTGGAGGGTGAGGGATATGACGCTGAAGGGGTGAGGGGGCTACGGGTGAGGCGCCGAGCGGGGTCGCACACCATGCACAGAGGAGAGTACTCGGTGTGCGACAGCATCAACACCTGGGTGGGCAACATGACCCGGGCCACAGACATCACCGGGAATGAGGTGACCGTACTCCCCAACGTCACAATCAACAACGTGGTGAAGAAGCAGTTCTTCTACGAGACCACCTGCCGGACCCCAACGCGCAGGGGCTCGGGAACAGTCAACAGAGGAAGGATGGGGGGACGAGGTGGCAAACAGGGCTCCAAAGCGACCAGCTCGGGCTGTCTCGGCATCGACAGTCGCCACTGGAACTCGTACtgcaccaacacacacatatttgTAAGCGCCCTCACCATCTTCAAGGAACGGACAGCCTGGCGTTTCATCCGCATCAACGCCGCATGCGTGTGCGTCCTCAGCAGGAAGTCTTGGGCGGGGCGACTCGGACACTGA